ATGCTGGAAACTTGACAATAACCTATCACTAACATTCCATCCTTAATTCCATTGCTTTTGACCCTTAGTATTGTCACCTTGTTTAATGAATGGGGACAGTCATGGCAGTTCCACTTTCCCGTCTCATAAAGATTCCCTAGTGGCTGTGTTGGATGTCAGCTTTATGCAGGTTCATGCCTCGGGGCCCTAATTGCTGTTCTCACTACTCTTGACAGAGAAGCAGAAGTCGTGAGAAGTCTCGCAAGAAACCACACCACCGCGCAGAGAGGTGAGGTTGCTGGTTCTGCAGCGCTACTACCTGCATTGATGAGGGATATTTCAGtatctttaattttttaaaaattcatgcACTGACTACATTCTGTTCTATATAAATTGCTCATATTTAAGTAGCAGCCAACAAAGGGAAGTAATAGCCTACTTGATGTTCTGTTTCATTGTCCAGTTTACctgattttgtatttatttgtagttGTATGATTTTGTctgaatattattgttttatttcctctCCAAGAAACAAAGTAATTTCCAGAAGAGAGCTTTGTACActagtattttatttgtttttctttgactgTGGTTTACTATGAACCCAATTAAGTTTAGTCTTTAGataggttttattttttctttgtatcattagttttagaaaggaaatacatatttttctttctattttttttttttttctttctttctttttttttttatttgtaatatttctCTAGATTTTGTACGGATTAGTGAATAAAGATTTGAtgtactctctttttttcctttttatttacacCTTTAGATACACACATTTGAATTTACTTGCTTTCTAGTTATTGAAAAAAGTATTTTATATGTCAAAAGTGCAGACAGATGCTGTCAAGTCCTGTAATGTGAGATGGTATTTTCTATGCTTGTTCAGCTCACCAGAGGCTCAGCGATCTCGCTCCAAGAAGCAGCACAGCTCAGACGTTGACTCGTCTCCAGACCATCGTTCTGCGCGACACCAAGATGTCCAACCTTCCAACCAACAGACATCCAGAGACAGTCCTAGAGATGgagcaagggggagagaaggccagaaagagaaggaatgggataaaaagaaggagagtgTATGTAGCACCTCAGGCTTGTCTGAGGGTGATCAGGGTCAAGCTAGGactaaaagaaaaagtagaagtagaagtaggaccACAAGTGGAGATCAGAAGCAAGCCTCACCAAAAGGGCCAGCAACTTTGCAAGTTCTTAATGCAAGTCAAGAGCATGAGGTCTCAGAGAAAGGCACTAAGCCAGAGGTCTATTGCAATGAGAGATCAAACAGCCGTGACTTGAGCTATTCCCCTATACAGCGTGAACCGCAGAGATATGTGATAGGCACCGACCCACAAAAGGTGAGGTCAGGGTCCCGTTCTGTGAGCATGTCGCCAAAGAGATTGAATGTTAGCCCTTCCTGTGGATCAATACCTTTGCCAAAAGTAGGTAGTCCAAGTAAAGTGGGATTAGGAGATAAAAGTAGCCCAAAATGGAATCAGAATCAGACAGTGTCTAAAGTCTTAGAAACCAATGATGTCCTGAGAAGACCAGGTGAACTGGTCAGTGTCCGGGCCATTGGACCTCAGGAGTTACCAAGACTTCCACAAAATGGGCGGCACACAGGAAGACCCTCTGCAAGCAAATCACCAGCACCTCACACaaggtagataaataaaatttCTCCCTATCATCTTCCCAGTATTGGATAATGTGCTGATGTACAAATCTTAATGTGATTGTTACAAATATTTCAAAGTGTATCGCAATACTTCCAGTGGGGTGACAGCAGCTTCACCAACCCACAGCAGGTACTCCAGAAGCTCCAGCAGAGGGAGATCATCTTCACGTAGCACTCGCAGCTCACGTTCTCCGTCTTCATCAAGGTCCCGTTCACCATCACCACGCTCACGGTCACCTACTTCTCGCTCGAGATCCCCAAGGTAAGGAGGAAGCTTCTTAGATGGCTTAATGATATTTGTGCTTAAGGAGGGTATCAAaccaataaaggaaaaataatatattggGTTATTGCCTTGGGATTTATAATAAAAGTTGGGGATACCATATATATCAATTCTAACCCAGAAAACATGAGCAGTGACCCTTCCTTTGTTCACCCATTATCCttctaaaaaggaaaaataaatttccAAATGCCTACAAATAGCTCTACATATAAGGACTTGGTCCAACTTTAATTATACAGTAAGAAATCATAGTGATATCCATttgcttggagggggggggggattacccTTTGAGTAAACAGAGGGTAATGTATACAAAACCACATAGATTCAGTCAAACCAGTCTAGGCTGtaagttatttttttaattggtgTAAAAATGGAGGAACAGAAACAACACTGAAGGTATAAAACTTTGAGGTATGGGGCCTACATCAATGCTGTTAAACTCATTTAACCTGGGGGGGTAgaaaaacatccccccccccctatttttgtcatttgtttGCCATAAGTGCAAAGTGAGTTGTAATGTTTGGATATTCATATTCATTggtaaacaaatatgtatgattatctatatataatgcacaaaaaaaagttaagtaTCCAATCCCTTGTAGGTCTCGTTCTCCACATTCCCGGTCTAGATCACACTCCCGTTCAAGATCCCGTTCCCTGAGATCACACTCAAGATCTCGCTCGTATACAAGGTCAAGGTCTCGTTCGAGGTCCAGATCAAGAAGAAGTAGGTCCCGGTCTCGGTCACGATCCTATGGCCACTACAGTAGATCGGCCTCGCGTTCAAGATCCAGAACGAGGACCAGGTCCCGTTCAAGGTCACTCTCCATCCCAAGGAGGAGAGGATCGCCTTCCTTTCTTGACAAGAGAAGGATAACAAGGTTAGTAATACATGGAACAAAGATGCCTGTACCTAATGCCAGAAAATTATATGTTGGTCTCTCCCTTTGTTCatccttaaaaaagaaaatgtgccCGATACAGTACTGCACATGTCTTTGTATATGCATCCATTCCGTATTGTATTGTCTTATCTAATTTAATTCATATTTTGTAGGATTGCAAGTTACCACTTTAGTATcagtgtattatttttattttatatttgatacattatgtttcaaaatattattttttattttcccttcttttaaatTATAGCATTATTGACTTTAGGAAATTGAATATTTTACTTATTAGTACATTAATTAACTTCTCTCACATTACTAATGCTCATTAAGAAAGTAAAGCCTCCACATTTTGCCTTTCTTGTGTCAGtgatatattttgattattttttcttccctcagGAAATTGATTATTAAACAGTAGTCTCCATGAGTGCTTCAGAAAATGACAGTTGTTTGTGGTCCTCTAATGAAAAGAAGTTTTAACCACttggtaaaaaaaatacataaaaccatTTTTAGAAATAAGTAGAGTTAATGAAGATACGAACTGGTTTAAAACAATTGAATATGTTGTTCGGTGGAATTTCTTAAAAGACTGTTCAGTTGTGCTCTTTTATTCACAAGAAAAGGGGTTTAATTGCCAATAATTTCCTATATCTCCTTAAGAATTCAGAAATTGGATTTAGCATTTTTTGAGTAAataattttttgttctttctgttcttttatcattgtacatctttttttctttcttttttttagaaatttgtttttaatttttgttttagacTTTGTCGTTGATGtagtattttctgtttttcctgcatatgcataaatattattttgtagCACACAAACTGCATAAATTGCACCTTATTAGCACACTTATGTTTATGACCTTTTGTTTTATGTTGACCTATTTTTGCATGTTTGCTTGAGatgcaaaattattattttatataatttttatttaacagtattgattgattgatggtgACATGTATTATTCACTGAATATGAGGTAAGtaatatttctctctgtttttaatatcatattaAGTTTAAGTGTACTTGTCTTCGACTTGCTGCTTTTCAGCTGGCCTATTGTAACAAGAAAATTAATAGCGTATTCCAGAGTAATTTCTTTTAGTCTTGTCTGGCCCtgcatcaccatatatattttatctgtgtAGTCTAATTCATTCTTAAGCATCATAACCTGGATTTCATTAACTAACATTGGCTTGGAAAGAATGGCTTTTACTTTGcagttgtttttctatttttctttttaacttcaaCTGCTACTAATGTTTTTAACAGTAttaaagtaaaggaagaaaatatacagTTTTGCACCTCAGAGTATTTACAAAAAGAATGATTGTTAAGAAAACCACTAACATCACTAACACAACTAACCTTACTAACAAACAAAACAGCGCAAGGAAGCGACCAGTGCCCTACCATCGGccaactccccccccttccccatcttcttccgaATCATCTTGGTGGTCTCGCAGCCGTAGCCGCACTCGGAGCAGATCCTGGAGCCGTACACGTTCTCCCTCCTATAGTAggtaataaagaaacaaagctCCTGTCACACACTTTTCAactgaaaagaagaagggaagaagaagaagtccaAGTTCAGCCGCGACACAGCTAGGTTGAGAGCTTACAACATTCCCATATCAATGCAATATTAATTCTCGGTATAAGATgcatgtgttatttttgttagctCTTATTTGGAGGTTAGAAATTTGTCAGA
The genomic region above belongs to Penaeus chinensis breed Huanghai No. 1 chromosome 20, ASM1920278v2, whole genome shotgun sequence and contains:
- the LOC125036184 gene encoding serine/arginine repetitive matrix protein 2-like (The sequence of the model RefSeq protein was modified relative to this genomic sequence to represent the inferred CDS: added 117 bases not found in genome assembly), which codes for MVIETATSKIVLIIILIFHTSFENVNVKSKCFNFRRNQNEDSFRTTRAILSIKMYNGIGLQTARGSGTNGYVQRNMALIRNTKNKIDFRTEEELQKLEDQRTRGPNAEIREHARKRALELKCAEMEDVMREQGYSESEVEQKVGQFRAMLMERDKAASRTNDIPRDQYGRPNVRETHAVAEAQQEKNSRLKEAFGISEYFVEGSSLDPNRKAKEEVARAAAEKQKASVLEGQAAEVGKRYGWVHTPSPSPERSAKKDKKDKKKKKKRSRDRSSSAESRKKHKSKKSKRSRSESPKRKKRDKKKKKEKSKRRHRSSSTSSSSSSSSSSSSSSSDSDSAVRSKSSKRRRSRSPAAQRDSSESRRKRSRSREKSRKKPHHRAESSPEAQRSRSKKQHSSDVDSSPDHRSARHQDVQPSNQQTSRDSPRDGARGREGQKEKEWDKKKESVCSTSGLSEGDQGQARTKRKSRSRSRTTSGDQKQASPKGPATLQVLNASQEHEVSEKGTKPEVYCNERSNSRDLSYSPIQREPQRYVIGTDPQKVRSGSRSVSMSPKRLNVSPSCGSIPLPKVGSPSKVGLGDKSSPKWNQNQTVSKVLETNDVLRRPGELVSVRAIGPQELPRLPQNGRHTGRPSASKSPAPHTSGVTAASPTHSRYSRSSSRGRSSSRSTRSSRSPSSSRSRSPSPRSRSPTSRSRSPRSRSPHSRSRSHSRSRSRSLRSHSRSRSYTRSRSRSRSRSRRSRSRSRSRSYGHYSRSASRSRSRTRTRSRSRSLSIPRRRGSPSFLDKRRITRLVIHGTKMPVPNARKLYVGLSLCSSLKKKMCPIQYCTCLCICIHSVLYCLI